CCTCGTGAAGACCCTCGCTGAGCTCGGCGACCTGCGCGGCAAGCGCGTCCTCGTCCGCTCCGACCTCAACGTCCCGCTGGACGGCCAGACCATCACCGACGACGGTCGGATCCGCGCGTCGCTCCCCACGATCACGCAGCTGACGCAGGCGGGGGCGCGCGTCGTCGTCTGCGCGCACCTCGGGCGGCCCAAGGGAGCACCCGACCCGCAGTTCTCGCTGGCGCCGGTCGCGGCCCGTCTCGGTGAGCTCCTCGGCACGGACGTCGCCTTCGCCGACGACACCGTCGGGGAGTCGGCCCGGTCCACGGTCGAGGCGCTGCAGGACGGGCAGGTCGCGCTGCTGGAGAACCTGCGCTTCAACCCCGGCGAGACGAGCAAGGACGAGGCCGAGCGGGGCGCCTTCGCCGACCAGCTGGCGCAGCTCGCGGACGCCTACGTGTCCGACGGCTTCGGGGTGGTGCACCGGGCGCAGGCATCCGTCTACGACATCGCCACCCGGCTGCCGGCCGCGATGGGTGGCCTGGTGCAGACCGAGGTGGACGTCCTGCAGCGTCTGACGAGCGACCCGGAGCGTCCCTATGCCGTGGTCCTCGGCGGCGCCAAGGTCAGCGACAAGCTGGGCGTCATCGACAACCTCCTCGGCACCGCCGACCGGCTGCTCATCGGTGGCGGCATGGTCTTCACCTTCCTCAAGGCCCAGGGGCACGAGGTGGGCAAGAGCCTGCTCGAGGAGGACCAGCTCGCCACGGTGACGGAGTACCTCGAGCGGGCCGAGCGCGACGGCGTCGAGATCATCCTCCCGACCGATGTCGTGGCCGCCACGGAGTTCTCCGCGGACGCGGAGCACGAGGTCGTCGCCGCTGATGCGATCCCGGCCGACCGGATGGGCCTGGACATCGGCCCCGACTCGGCCAAGCACTTCGCCGACAAGCTCGCCGACTGCCGGACCGTCTTCTGGAACGGACCGATGGGGGCCTTCGAGATGGCTCCCTACGCGTCCGGGACCGAGACCGTGGCCCGTGCCCTCGTCGAGGCGACGAAGGGAGGAGCCCTCACCGTCGTCGGTGGTGGCGACTCGGCCGCCGCGGTGCGCCAGCTCGGCTTCGCCGACAGCGACTTCGGCCACATCAGTACCGGTGGCGGTGCCAGCCTCGAGTACCTCGAGGGCAAGGAGCTCCCGGGTCTGTCCGTCTTCGATGGTGAGGAGGGCTGACATGGCCCAGGCACGCACCCCGCTCATGGCGGGCAACTGGAAGATGAACCTCGACCACCGCCAGGGCACCCACCTGGTGCAAAAGCTCGACTGGACGCTGCGCGATGCCAAGCACGACATGGCCAGCGTCGAGGTCGTCGTGGTTCCCCCCTTCACCGATCTGCGCTCGGTCCAGACCCTCGTCGAGGGCGACCGGCTCGCGCTGCGCTACGGCGCCCAGGACCTCAGCCCCCACGACGAGGGCGCGTACACCGGTGACATCTCGGGTGCCTTCCTCGCCAAGCTGGGCTGCACCTATGTCGTGGTCGGTCACAGCGAGCGACGTGACGGGCACGGCGAGAGCGACGAGCTCGTCGCGAGCAAGGCCGTGGCGGCCTACCGCCACGGGCTCGTGCCGATCGTCTGCGTGGGCGAGGGCCTCGAGGTGCGACAGGCCGGCGAGCACGTCGCCCACGTCCTGGCGCAGGTCGAGGGAAGCCTGGCGGGCATCACGCCGGAGCAGGCGCAGACCGTCGTCGTCGCCTACGAGCCCGTGTGGGCCATCGGCACCGGTGAGGTCGCGACGCCCGAGGACGCGCAGGAGGTCTGTGCGGCGATCCGCGGGAAGCTGGCAGAGCTCTACTCGGTCGAGACGGCGGACAAGGTCCGGGTCCTGTACGGCGGCTCGGTGAAGTCCGGCAACGTCGCCTCGATCATGGCCGGCGCCGATGTCGACGGGGCCCTGGTCGGCGGGGCGTCGCTCCAGCCCGAGGAGTTCGCCGCGATCTGCCGCTACCAACAGCACCTCACCGCCTGAGTCGTGGACGCAGGCTCAGGAGGTATCCTGACGCCGGCGTCACCACCACAGTGGCACCACACCCGAATGCTTCGACCGACAAGGACCTGATCGCGTGAACGCCGTCCGCATCGGACTGCAGGTGATCCTCGTGATCACCGGCTTGATCCTCACCCTGCTCATCCTCATGCACAAGGGGAAGGGCGGTGGCATGTCCGACATGTTCGGGGGCGGCATGTCCGCGTCCTTGGGCAGCTCCTCCGTCGCCGAGCGCAACCTCTCGAGGTTCACCGTGGTCATGGGCCTGATCTGGTTCACGGCCGTCGTCGGCATCGGCCTCATCGACCGCTTCGACGCCTGACGCGTCACTCACACACCAGGAGCTCGCATGGCAGGTGGCAGCGCGATCCGCGGCAGCCGTATCGGGGCCGGACCCATGGGCGAGGCCGAGCGCGGCGACGCGGCCCCGCGGGTCTTCGTGACCTACTGGTGCGCCAACGGCCACGAGGTCACGCCGTCCTTCTCCGTCGACGACAGCGTCGAGATCCCGCAGGAGTGGCGCTGCCAGCGCTGCGGACTCCCCGCAGGGCAGGACAAGGACAACCCGCCCGCCGCTCCGACGGCTGAGGTCTACAAGACCCACCTCGCCTACGTCAAGGAGCGTCGCTCCGAGACCGAGGGCGACGCCATCCTCGAGGAGCGACTGGGCGAGCTGCGTGACCGCGGCCTGATCCAGTGACTCGCTGACCACAGCACGACGAAGGGCGGCCACCTCCCGCGGGAGGTGGCCGCCCTTCGTCGTGCCCACGTGATGGCGACGGTGCCCTGACCAGCACCGACAGCAGGTCAGACCAGGCGGGCGGCGGCGGGCTCGTCGACCAGCCAGAGGGTGCGCTCGAGGCCCCGGACCTGTGCCGCGCTGCTCTCGGCGGCCGGTGCCCCGGCGACGCCTCGGGCCACGGCATCGGCCTTGTCCCCACCGGACACGACGAACCAGACCCCACGCGAGTTGGACAGGCAGTCGATCGTGATCGACACGCGCACGGGCGGCGGCTTGGGGGAGTCGTGCACCGCGACGACGAGGGCGTCGTCGCGCAGCTGCGCTGGGTGCCCGGGGAAGAGGGAGGCGACGTGCCCGTCAGGGCCCACGCCGAGCAGGACGACGTCCCACAGCCCGGACCCGTGCTCCCGCAGCGCCCGCTCGTAGGCAGCGGCCGACTCCTCCGCGGATGCCGAGGTGTCGGGTCCGGCGACCCGGTGCACGTGCTCCGGCACCAGGCCGAGGGAGGTCAGGCCGGCACGGTCGTTCTGGGTGTCGTTGCGGTCGTCGTCGCCGGCCGGCAGGTACCGCTCGTCGCCCCACCAGACGTGGACGCGGGACCAGTCCACGACGCCTCGCTGGCGGTGCTCTGCCAGCGCGCCGACCAGGGCCGACCCCATCGAGCCACCGGTCAGTGCCACGTGGGCGACGCCCCGCTCGACGACGGCATCCTGGACGGCCGCAAGCAACCGGCCGGCCGTCATGGCGGCCACGCTCGCTGCGTCAGGGTGGCGCAGGACCAGCGGGGCCGCCCCGCTCATGACGGATCCGCCGAGTCGAGTCGGTCGAGCACGGCCGACTTGACCGCATCGGCGCTGGAGCTGGCCTCCTCGGGTGCGGCCTCCACCATGGCGCTGCGCAGGGCCTTCTTGGAGGTCTCCGAGAGCTTCTCGGCCACGCGCCGGGCATCACTGGGGGAGGGGACCAGCCCGTCCTCCACCGCATCGGTCATCGTCATCCGACGCCGCGTGACCTTGGGCAGGCCTCGGGTGAGGGCGTCCTCGTAGACCTCGTCGGGGTCCAGGCGGCGCAGCTCGTCGGCAAGGCACTCGGCATCGGAGCGCGGTGCCAGAGCGATGGCCCGACGTGGCTGGCCGGCCTGATCGAGCGTCGCCGTGTCGTCGGAGAGCGGTCGCACGAGGTCGATCGGCCCGGAGCCTCGCTCCAGACGCACGCTGACCAGCCCGGAGCCCGTGCGTGAGCGCACGAGGGAGACCGGGCAGCGCAAGCGGTGCTGCAGCCACCCGGCGAGCAGGTCGGCCGAGGGGGAGTCCTCACCGCCGACGACCGTCGCGGCGGTGACCTGCTCGAAGGGCGCCTGGTCGAGCGTCGTCGCGAGCAGCCCACGCCACAGCGTGATCCGGCTCCACGCGAGATCGGTGTCACCCGGTGCGTAGGTGCGGGCCAGCCGCTTGAGTGTCGCCGAGATGCCTTCTGCCGCAGCGCAGTCGGTGACCCGACGTTGTGCCATGGCCCCCACGGGGTCCGCCGCGGGGTCCTTGGGCGTCTCGGTGGGCCACCAGGCGACCACCGGCGAGTCGGGCAGCATGAGTGGCGTCACGACGCTGCGCGCGTGCCGGGTCAGCTCGCCGAAGAGCCGCAGGACGACCACCTCGGACGCCCCGGCATCGCCCCCGACCCTGATCTGGGCATCGAGACGAGCCTTGCCGCGCGGGTTGGCGATGATCACGCAGATGATCCGCGCCGGATGCTGGTGGCTCGCCGAGTTGGCGACCGCCAGCGCCGCCTCGGCGTCGTCCTCGGGGACGACGACCACGAGGGTGAGCACGCGGCTGAGGGCCATGGCCCCCACGTCCTCACGGATCTCGATCAGCCGCTGGTTGACGGCGGAGGTGCTGGCGTTGGGCAGGTCGACGATCACGGCATCCTCCAGGTACGTCCGTCACGCTGCATCATCGCGTCGGCCGAGGGCGGACCCCACGTGCCGGCACCGTACTGCTCGACGGGGCCCTTCTGCTTGCTCCAGTAGCGCTCGATCGGGTCGAGGATCTTCCAGGACAGCTCGACCTCCTCGTGGCGGGGGAAGAGCGGCGGGTCACCCAGCAGCACGTCGAGGATGAGGCGCTCGTAGGCCTCGGGACTGGACTCGGTGAAGGCGCGCCCGTAGCCGAAGTCCATCGTCACGTCCCGCACCTCCATCTGGTTGCCCGGGACCTTCGCACCGAAGCGCATGGTCACCCCTTCGTCCGGCTGAACGCGGATGACGACGGCGTTCTGCCCCAGCTCCTCGGTCTCGGTGTCGGTGAAGGGGAGGTGCGGCGCCCTCTTGAAGACGACCGCGATCTCCGTCACCCGACGGCCGAGCCGCTTGCCCGTCCGCAGGTAGAAGGGGACACCCGCCCAGCGACGGGTCTCGATGTCCAGGCGCAGGGCCGCGTAGGTCTCGGTCGTCGAGTCGGCGGCCACGCCGTCCTCGTCGAGGTAGCCGATGACCTTGTCACCGCCCTGCCAGCCGGCCGCGTACTGCCCCCGGACCGTGCCGCGGCCGAGGTCGTCGGGGACCCGGACTGCCTCGAGGACCTTCTCCTTCTCGGTGCGCAGGGATCCTGCCGCAAAGCTCGTGGGCTCCTCCATCGCGGTGAGGGCGAGCAGCTGGAGGAGGTGGTTCTGGATGACGTCACGAGCGGCGCCGATGCCGTCGTAGTAGCCCGCGCGGCCACCGATGCCGATGTCCTCGGCCATGGTGATCTGCACGTGGTCCACGTAGTGGCTGTTCCACACCGGCTCGAACATCTGGTTGGCGAACCGCAGGGCGAGGAGGTTCTGGACCGTCTCCTTGCCGAGGTAGTGGTCGATGCGGAAGATGGCGTCCGGGGGGAAGACCTCCTCGACGATCGCGTTGAGCTCCTGCGCGCTCACCAGGTCGTGGCCGAAGGGCTTCTCGATGACGACCCGACGCCACGAGTCCTCCGTCGCCGTCGCCAGCCCCGACCTCTGCAGCTGCTGGCAGACGGTGGAGAAGAACCCCGGGGGGATGGACAGGTAGAAGGCGTGGTTGCCTCCCGTCCCGCGCTGCTCGTCGAGCTCCTGGACGGTCTGGGCCAGCAGGTCGAAGGCGTCGTCGTCGTCGAAGGTGCCCGGCACGAAGCGGAATCCCTCCGAGAGGCTGCGCCACACCTCCTCGCGGAAGGGGGTGCGCGCGTGCTCGCGCACGGCGTCGTAGACGACCTTGCCGAAGTCCTGGTCGGCCCAGTCCCGCCGGGCGAAGCCGACGAGGGAGAAGCCCGGCGGCAGCAGGCCGCGGTTGGCCAGGTCGTAGATCGCCGGCATGAGCTTCTTGCGGGCGAGATCGCCCGTCACCCCGAAGAGGACGAGGCTGCACGGGCCGGCGATGCGCGGCAGGCGCTTGTCGCGCGGGTCACGCAGCGGGTTGGTCTCGGCGGTGACGCGGGCCGGGCTCATCCGCGGGTCCCGCGCAGCGCGTCGGTGACCTGGGCGAGCCCGGCGTCGTGGTCGGTGAGGTGCAGGACCAGGACCGGTCGGCCCTGGTCGGCAAGCACCCGGGCATCGCCGCCGGACTGCGCGTCGATGAACTCGCCGAGGGTGAAGTCGCGCCCGGGGACCGGCAGGTCCTGCTGCGGCACGTCGGTGACCTGGATGTACACGCCCGTCGCCGGACCACCCTTGTGGTACTGCCCCGTCGAGTGCAGGAAGCGAGGACCCCAGCCGAAGGTGACCGGGCGCTGCACCCGCTCTGCGAGCGCGTCCGCCACCTCGGCGAAGGGGGTGTCCGCCTCCCGGTCGAGGTAGGCCATGACGGCCACGTAGCCGTGCTCGGGGTCGAGCTGGCCCAGGAGTGCCTCGACGGCGCCGTCGAGCGTCGTCGCGCCACCCAGCCAGTCGCCACCGTGGTGGGCGATCGTCACCGCACCGTCGCTGGCGTCGGTGCTGGTCGCGGCCGCGCCGTCACCGGACATCAGGTCACGAGCGGCCTGCTTGGCGCTCTCGACGTCGGGCTGGTCGAAGGGGTTGATGCCCAGGAGCCGGCCGGCAACCGAGGTCGCCGTCTCCCACAGGAGGAACTGCGCACCGAGGGAACCTCCGACATCGACGGTCGAGGCCGCCCCGGGGGCCGACTCGTCGCCGTCGTCGGGCACGAGCCGCACGATCGTCGCGTCCGCGGGGGGCGCGCTGTGACCGGGGGAGCGCAGGACGACGGGCAGCAGTCCCTTGCCCTGCTTGCCCGTGGACTCGGCGATGAGCTGCTCCGCCCAGTCGCCCAGGCCGCGGGCCGTGGTCCCGTGGTCGACCAGGTAGATCTTGTCGCGGAGGGGATCGGTCCCGCCCATGGCTGCTCCCAGACGCAGCGCCGGGTTGGCCTCGTCGTCCTCGGCGAGCAGGTCGGCGACCGACTCGGCGTCGTCGAGCAGGACCTCGATGTCGACGCCGGCCAGACCGGAGGGGACGAGGCCGAAGGCGGTGAGGGCCGAGTAGCGACCGCCCACGTCGGGGTCGGCGTTGACGACCCGCTGGCCCTTGGACCGGGCGTCCTGCTCGAGCGGGCTGCCGGGGTCGGTGACCACGACGATCCGCTGCGCGGGGTCGATCCCCGCGTCGCTGAAGGCCTGCTCGAAGATCCTGCGCTGGCTGTCGGTCTCGACGGTGGAGCCCGACTTGCTCGAGACGACGACGACGGTGCGTCCCAGGTCGACGGCGGCCGCGCGCACCTGGTCGGGGTGGCTCGAGTCGAGGACGACGAGGGGGACGCCGGCGGTGGCGCAGATGACCTCGGGGGCGAGCGAGGACCCACCCATGCCGCACAGCACGACGCGATCGACCCCCTGCTCACGCAGCTCCTCGCGCAGGGCCGCGACCTCGCCGACGAGGTGGCGGGAGGAGCGCGGCAGTCCGACCCACGACAGGCGCTTGCCGGCCTCCTCCTGCGCGTCGGGACCCCACAGGGTGGCGTCCCGCGCGAAGATCCGGCTCGCGACGGCGTCGGTGACGAGCGACGGCACGTGCCCGGTGACGGCGTCGGCGGCGGCTCCTGCAGCCGTGACCGTCAGGCTGGTCACTTGCCGGCCGCCTTCGACAGCTCGGCCTCGACCCCGCCCAGCAGCTCGGCCCATGCCTTCTCGAACTTCTCCACGCCTTCCTTCTCGAGCTTGGCCGTGACCTCGGTGTAGCTGATGCCCAGGTCCTCCAGGGCGTCGAGGACCTGCTGCGACTCGGCATAGGTGCCGGTCACCGCGTCCCCGGTGATCTCGCCGTGGTCGATGGTCGCGACGAGCGTCTTCTCCGGCATGGTGTTGACGGTGTTGTCGACGGCCAGCTCGGTGACGTACAGCGTGTCGGGGTAGGCCGGGTCCTTGACGCCGGTGGAGGCCCACAGCGGACGCTGGCGGCGCCCCCCTTCGCTCTCGAGACGCTGCCAGCGCGGCGTGGCGAAGACCTCCTCGTAGGCCTGGTAGGCGAGGCGGGCGTTGGCCACGCCGGCCTTGCCCCGCAGCGCCGTGGCGTCGCTCGTGCCGATCGCGTCGAGCCGGGCGTCGACCTCGCTGTCGACGCGGGAGACGAAGAAGGACGCGACCGAGTGGATCGTGGAGATGTCCTTGCCGGCGGCGAGGGCCTGCTCGATGCCCTCGACGAAGGCGTTCATCACCGCGCGGTAGCGCTCGAGGCTGAAGATCAACGTGACGTTGACGCTGA
The genomic region above belongs to Janibacter limosus and contains:
- a CDS encoding phosphoglycerate kinase; this translates as MKTLAELGDLRGKRVLVRSDLNVPLDGQTITDDGRIRASLPTITQLTQAGARVVVCAHLGRPKGAPDPQFSLAPVAARLGELLGTDVAFADDTVGESARSTVEALQDGQVALLENLRFNPGETSKDEAERGAFADQLAQLADAYVSDGFGVVHRAQASVYDIATRLPAAMGGLVQTEVDVLQRLTSDPERPYAVVLGGAKVSDKLGVIDNLLGTADRLLIGGGMVFTFLKAQGHEVGKSLLEEDQLATVTEYLERAERDGVEIILPTDVVAATEFSADAEHEVVAADAIPADRMGLDIGPDSAKHFADKLADCRTVFWNGPMGAFEMAPYASGTETVARALVEATKGGALTVVGGGDSAAAVRQLGFADSDFGHISTGGGASLEYLEGKELPGLSVFDGEEG
- the tpiA gene encoding triose-phosphate isomerase; the encoded protein is MAQARTPLMAGNWKMNLDHRQGTHLVQKLDWTLRDAKHDMASVEVVVVPPFTDLRSVQTLVEGDRLALRYGAQDLSPHDEGAYTGDISGAFLAKLGCTYVVVGHSERRDGHGESDELVASKAVAAYRHGLVPIVCVGEGLEVRQAGEHVAHVLAQVEGSLAGITPEQAQTVVVAYEPVWAIGTGEVATPEDAQEVCAAIRGKLAELYSVETADKVRVLYGGSVKSGNVASIMAGADVDGALVGGASLQPEEFAAICRYQQHLTA
- the secG gene encoding preprotein translocase subunit SecG; its protein translation is MNAVRIGLQVILVITGLILTLLILMHKGKGGGMSDMFGGGMSASLGSSSVAERNLSRFTVVMGLIWFTAVVGIGLIDRFDA
- a CDS encoding RNA polymerase-binding protein RbpA produces the protein MAGGSAIRGSRIGAGPMGEAERGDAAPRVFVTYWCANGHEVTPSFSVDDSVEIPQEWRCQRCGLPAGQDKDNPPAAPTAEVYKTHLAYVKERRSETEGDAILEERLGELRDRGLIQ
- the pgl gene encoding 6-phosphogluconolactonase — its product is MSGAAPLVLRHPDAASVAAMTAGRLLAAVQDAVVERGVAHVALTGGSMGSALVGALAEHRQRGVVDWSRVHVWWGDERYLPAGDDDRNDTQNDRAGLTSLGLVPEHVHRVAGPDTSASAEESAAAYERALREHGSGLWDVVLLGVGPDGHVASLFPGHPAQLRDDALVVAVHDSPKPPPVRVSITIDCLSNSRGVWFVVSGGDKADAVARGVAGAPAAESSAAQVRGLERTLWLVDEPAAARLV
- a CDS encoding glucose-6-phosphate dehydrogenase assembly protein OpcA is translated as MIVDLPNASTSAVNQRLIEIREDVGAMALSRVLTLVVVVPEDDAEAALAVANSASHQHPARIICVIIANPRGKARLDAQIRVGGDAGASEVVVLRLFGELTRHARSVVTPLMLPDSPVVAWWPTETPKDPAADPVGAMAQRRVTDCAAAEGISATLKRLARTYAPGDTDLAWSRITLWRGLLATTLDQAPFEQVTAATVVGGEDSPSADLLAGWLQHRLRCPVSLVRSRTGSGLVSVRLERGSGPIDLVRPLSDDTATLDQAGQPRRAIALAPRSDAECLADELRRLDPDEVYEDALTRGLPKVTRRRMTMTDAVEDGLVPSPSDARRVAEKLSETSKKALRSAMVEAAPEEASSSADAVKSAVLDRLDSADPS
- the zwf gene encoding glucose-6-phosphate dehydrogenase gives rise to the protein MSPARVTAETNPLRDPRDKRLPRIAGPCSLVLFGVTGDLARKKLMPAIYDLANRGLLPPGFSLVGFARRDWADQDFGKVVYDAVREHARTPFREEVWRSLSEGFRFVPGTFDDDDAFDLLAQTVQELDEQRGTGGNHAFYLSIPPGFFSTVCQQLQRSGLATATEDSWRRVVIEKPFGHDLVSAQELNAIVEEVFPPDAIFRIDHYLGKETVQNLLALRFANQMFEPVWNSHYVDHVQITMAEDIGIGGRAGYYDGIGAARDVIQNHLLQLLALTAMEEPTSFAAGSLRTEKEKVLEAVRVPDDLGRGTVRGQYAAGWQGGDKVIGYLDEDGVAADSTTETYAALRLDIETRRWAGVPFYLRTGKRLGRRVTEIAVVFKRAPHLPFTDTETEELGQNAVVIRVQPDEGVTMRFGAKVPGNQMEVRDVTMDFGYGRAFTESSPEAYERLILDVLLGDPPLFPRHEEVELSWKILDPIERYWSKQKGPVEQYGAGTWGPPSADAMMQRDGRTWRMP
- a CDS encoding glucose-6-phosphate isomerase, translated to MTSLTVTAAGAAADAVTGHVPSLVTDAVASRIFARDATLWGPDAQEEAGKRLSWVGLPRSSRHLVGEVAALREELREQGVDRVVLCGMGGSSLAPEVICATAGVPLVVLDSSHPDQVRAAAVDLGRTVVVVSSKSGSTVETDSQRRIFEQAFSDAGIDPAQRIVVVTDPGSPLEQDARSKGQRVVNADPDVGGRYSALTAFGLVPSGLAGVDIEVLLDDAESVADLLAEDDEANPALRLGAAMGGTDPLRDKIYLVDHGTTARGLGDWAEQLIAESTGKQGKGLLPVVLRSPGHSAPPADATIVRLVPDDGDESAPGAASTVDVGGSLGAQFLLWETATSVAGRLLGINPFDQPDVESAKQAARDLMSGDGAAATSTDASDGAVTIAHHGGDWLGGATTLDGAVEALLGQLDPEHGYVAVMAYLDREADTPFAEVADALAERVQRPVTFGWGPRFLHSTGQYHKGGPATGVYIQVTDVPQQDLPVPGRDFTLGEFIDAQSGGDARVLADQGRPVLVLHLTDHDAGLAQVTDALRGTRG
- the tal gene encoding transaldolase; the encoded protein is MIDMAQLPTAPAPIAALREAGVSVWLDDLSRERLRSGNLQELIDTSGIVGVTTNPSIFQAALAEGDAYTEQLTQLASEGKDVDEVVFALTTDDVREACDVFAPIYEATDGVDGRVSIEVDPRLAQDAEQTAVVAKQLSETVDRPQVYIKIPATEAGLPAITATLAEGISVNVTLIFSLERYRAVMNAFVEGIEQALAAGKDISTIHSVASFFVSRVDSEVDARLDAIGTSDATALRGKAGVANARLAYQAYEEVFATPRWQRLESEGGRRQRPLWASTGVKDPAYPDTLYVTELAVDNTVNTMPEKTLVATIDHGEITGDAVTGTYAESQQVLDALEDLGISYTEVTAKLEKEGVEKFEKAWAELLGGVEAELSKAAGK